taaaaataaaattcatctaaAAAGGACATATTATAATCAAATACCTACAAAATTATTACTAATGAACTAATTACTAATAATCCTCTGTTAACcaataacaacaacaagaaattgaaaaatcaaaacaaactcGTGATTAAATGttgaaaaatcaaaacaaactcATGAATTAAATTCAAAAGTCAGTGGACTAAATAATGGGGATAACTCTCTGTTaatcaatttattttatttcattttcacAGGAACCAAATTAATCACTTTCAATCATTATATAAAACGAACAAATGTTTTTGAGACTTCAAACTGAAcgaacttttaatttttaaagtaTTTCTTCGATCTGTAAATCTGtaattgttgattttttttttccagattgTTTCAAATAGATAAAAAGAGCACACTAGTTTCAGAACCAGAATCTAAATTCCACAAAATAAAACAATGTCATAGCTTTAATTAACGAGCATGATTATTAATGGAAAACTTAAGAATTAATCTCATAAATCGTAATAATATTAATCTCTCAATTCCAATCACCAATTTTGACTAATTAACATAAGAAATCAATCATAATTCATAAATTGCAATAAAAacatgaagcaattaaagaccAACCTTGCGTCCTTGAAGAATGGCGAATGGCGAATGGTGAATGGTGAGACTACCTCGTAGTGGGCGGCTGGGAGGCTGGGAGCGCGATGAGGTGGGCGGCTgccggctgggcgcgcgttgaGGTGACTAGGTGAGCAATTAAAGACTACGTCGACACGTCGTAGTGGTCGACTGGACGGCTGGGCGGACGGTGAGGTGAGCCGTAGTGCCGGTGACTCAGAGGGCTGGGCGCCTGGGCAGCCTGGCAGGGTGTGGGGAGCAGGGGGAAGTGTTTGCGAAATAGGTCTGAATGACCTTTCACTCGTTCAGCGCAAATTGAATGACACGGCTACACAATGAGTATTGTGCACCCATATAAAACCAAGTAGTTTTGAGTTTGTtaaaatcaaaataaacaaaaagtTAGAATATTATTCACCAAAATTACGGGATTCGGTTAAAAAATAGAATATTACTCACTAAAATAATGGGATTCTGTTTGAAAAAATAAGATACCAAGTTATTCTTCTTTCCTAAACAACTAAACTTCATCTTAATTAACAAAAAGTCTTgcatgcacaaggtgtacaataaatttattgtgcaccaacataacttttacccaattttctctaacttttatattattaaaaaaaagttgatagataaacgtTTTAAAGGgctaaatgataaattttatacattattagtgattttgaagaaatattattttattaaaataaaaaaattatcagTAAAAATAAGATAACTTTTACGTATATAAGGgcgacttttaagcattttgcgTTAACTTTAATTTctgtgtacaatatttatcgtacaccttgtgtaaataagaatttgtgctaCACAAATTCTtttttacaatgggtgtacaataaatattgtacaccgaagtaaaagttaactcaaaatgcttaaaagttaagcacatatatgtaaaagttatctactttttagtgataaaatttttcattttagtaaaacttatttcttcaaaataactaataatgtataaaatcaatcatttaaccctttaaaatatttatctatcaatttttttcctaacataaaagttaatcaaaactaggttaaagttacaaaaaaaaggggttaaagttatcttggtgtacaataaatttattgtacaccttgtgcgcacaagaccctttgcttaattaattgtttGCAAATTTCGAGAGATAATCTTTATGGAATATCATACGAAGTAATTCTTATGGATTTATCATAGTGATTGTAATTGATGATGAAGAAATTCTCAAATTTGTTGTTGAAAGAAAAcatatttctttaaaaaaaaaaatcatgtgtTTTGTTATTCACTTTTCTAATTGTGTTTTATATGAACTTGAAGATGACATTTATTAGATTATAATGTAGGTTTTGTTAGTATGTGTTCTTTAAGTTTGAGTTATAAGTTCTTTGAGATTGAGCTATACGTAGTATGTTCTTTGGGTTTCAAATACATGTTCTATGAGTGTTTATGTTCTATGGGTGCATATGTTTTTTGAGTTTGAACTATAGGCTTTTTCTTCTACTTTAGTCTAGAACGTTATTCTACTTGTTATTCTTTGTTTTTTATTCATGAAGTTGATGATAAGTTTGAAgatttgttgatgatttttttcaaaatatgcTAAATTTATGGGataatttgtaatattttatcTATGTTCTTTGTAAGTATCCTTTATGTTCTTTCATTTAAAAACAGGGTGTACGGTGAGCACTGTGCACCCAAGAGTATAAATTAAAACCTCTGTTTTAAGATGAtttttacactttccgttttagtttgtttcataatattttttacactttgctttattctattttttgacaAGAAAATTTATTATATTACCCTACTTGCTCCACGATATTTACAATTTCCAACTCACTAGCTTTCTCTTACTTTACTCAATTTTTTCTTACACTTACCCACTTTTTTACGCAtttatcttactttatccatattttattatattcaactaaCTTTTCTACTTTTGTCTTAATGTTTGTGTAAATAATAACCGTAAAtatctttatgaaacggaggtagtacttcGTAATATTATCATTTCATTGTTCATACGGGATATAAAATTGCAATAACCGAGTTAATCATGCTCTTTGAACTTGCAGATTTCTAAAGGAGACATATGTCGAGGAGGTaatttaaactattttataCACGTCGTTAATtgtttgtaattatttttaatcaTTACTGTAATGGTTTAGTTTAACAAAAACATTGATGTCACTAACGACCTTACTTGAACAGATTTGTTCTATAGTAAACTAATTGAGTTCTTATTGTAACTGGATGCAGATGGGAATTCCTGGAAGAATTTTAACCCCGAAATGTCAGAAAAAGATAATGAAGAATCGTCCTAGCCTATAGGAGTAAAAAAAGATGATTTCTATTACAAAACAGAACAATAACACATATCAAGCAAGTTGTCAGCAGAAGTGAACGAAGAAGAATTATTCTCGCCAGTTGGAAAGACAAATAATACATGCCagaaaacagataaggggctgaTAGTAAGGAAATTTTCATCAGAAGTGAAAGAAGGAGATCGAGAATCATTCTCCACCATAGGACAAAGAGATGATACAAGCAAAGAAATAGATCGAAAGAAAAAATGTTATCCGAGATGTATTCGGtaacaaactaaaacaaacatcTTTGACAGATGACGAGATCAAGTATCATTTGGAAGTTGAGGAGGATATGAGGCTCTTCTGCATAATATTCTCTCATGATTATGAATTCAGAGAAGAAACTCTAATACAATTGTGGATAGCAAGAGGGTTTCTAAAGGGTGCGAAGAAGAATCACACTGGCCACCTCTATTTTAGATTCTTTTATCTACTGGCTATGTTTTGCGCATCAGAACTAGCTTCACAAGTAAAAAGGACAAGTACAAAGAAAATGTAGGCATGATTAAAGAGGATGTTGCTATTTTGAAGGTCATTGAGCCTTCACTTGATTCGTCAAAGGATGATCTTTCTAGTGTGAGACTTGGCAAGCGGCCCTCATCTCGGTCAAAGGATGATATTAATCAGAGTATGATGCTTGATAAGCCGTCATCAAGTTAAAAGAACATACTTTATCATAAAGCTTTTGAAGAAGACCTGCATGTGTCCTGGGTGGGTGATGATATTGATGAGAGAAGTAGTAAGGCCTTGAGGAAGAAAATCTACAACTTGAAAGCATTTTTTCTTTGTAAGAATGCTTCCAGTATCAATAAAGTACCACGATATGTGTTTTTTGCTCTCAAGCTAGAGGTACTTCATTTAGGTGGAACTCTCATCAAAAAGTTGCCAGGTGAAATAGGTAATTTGGTGGAGCTAAGGTATCTTGATCTTTCATTTACACCAATTGAGGTAATACCTGATAACTTAAAATGCCTTTCTAAGTTGGAAACCTTAAATCTCAATAATTGTGAACGCATGTTGAGGTTACCTGGAGAAATGAGGAAGCTAACCTCCCTTGAACATCTTGAACTTGATGTCCTCGGCCAATTAACAATAATGCCAAGAGGGTTGGGAGCACTTACAAGGCTTGAGAGCTTATCTACATTTCTGGTTCATAATGATGAGGGTCGTAGAATCATAGAGTTGAAGAATATGGATAACCTTAAGGGAAGTTTTTGCATATCAAAATTGGAAAATGTTGCAAATCCTAGTGAGGCAGGGGAGGCCTCTCTGAGGAAGAAGAAGTTCATAAAAGAGTTAGAGTTTAGGTGGAGTGACACACAAGGAAAATGGGATATGAGTAGTAGCCATCATAATGAGATTCTTCATTTTCTTCGCCTAAACTCCAACTTGGAGCAGCTATGCATAGCATGTTATGGTGGAAGAAACATTATGAATTGGATAGGCAATCCTTCGTTTCACATGCTCCCTAGCATTACCCTCTTCAAATGGTATAATGCTGAACTACTTCCTTGTTTGGGACATCTACCGTCTCTCAACTTCTTAAGTTTTATGGAAATGAATGTCGTGAAAGAGATTGGAACTAAATTTGGAGGGTCTAAAGATGAATCATTTTGCAAGCTAGAGACACTTGAACTCATTGGGTTCTCTCAATTGGAAAGATGGAAAGTTGGACACGAAAGCGATTATAAGCGTCTTTGCAAGCTCGTTATAGAGCAATGCCCAAAGCTGACTTCAGTTCCGTCATCCCTTCTGCAACTCCATACCCTCCAGCATTTGGAAATACTACATTGTAAATCTCTCACTTCATTGCTTGATAAACAATTGTCGACTTCTCTGGTGACTTtgatagtactccctccgtcccggattagttgttacactttcctttttcgtccgtcccagattagttgttacacttctaaattaggaatgaccccacaattattatattgtctctctcttcccactaattttttttgtccccacaccctctctcattcaatgaaaaaaataccccactaactcctattacatctactttttcaataaaataacaattgataactaaaaaaccacttatcacctaaaactttatgcaaaggtaagtgtaacaactaatatgggacggagggagtagatgaTTGCCCTTTGGTTACGAAAGAGTTCAAAAACCGAAAAACCAAACACATGAGGAACATCAAACATGTTCAAACTCTACGGATCCACCAAGAAG
This sequence is a window from Spinacia oleracea cultivar Varoflay chromosome 1, BTI_SOV_V1, whole genome shotgun sequence. Protein-coding genes within it:
- the LOC110793225 gene encoding putative disease resistance RPP13-like protein 1; protein product: MKQLKTNLASLKNGEWRMVNGETTSFLKETYVEEMGIPGRILTPKYDEIKYHLEVEEDMRLFCIIFSHDYEFREETLIQLWIARGTSFTSKKDKYKENVGMIKEDVAILKVIEPSLDSSKDDLSSVRLGKRPSSRSKDDINQTFEEDLHVSWVGDDIDERSSKALRKKIYNLKAFFLCKNASSINKVPRYVFFALKLEVLHLGGTLIKKLPGEIGNLVELRYLDLSFTPIEVIPDNLKCLSKLETLNLNNCERMLRLPGEMRKLTSLEHLELDVLGQLTIMPRGLGALTRLESLSTFLVHNDEGRRIIELKNMDNLKGSFCISKLENVANPSEAGEASLRKKKFIKELEFRWSDTQGKWDMSSSHHNEILHFLRLNSNLEQLCIACYGGRNIMNWIGNPSFHMLPSITLFKWYNAELLPCLGHLPSLNFLSFMEMNVVKEIGTKFGGSKDESFCKLETLELIGFSQLERWKVGHESDYKRLCKLVIEQCPKLTSVPSSLLQLHTLQHLEILHCKSLTSLLDKQLSTSLTYCGFPGDFATL